A stretch of the Phormidium ambiguum IAM M-71 genome encodes the following:
- a CDS encoding hydroxysqualene dehydroxylase has protein sequence MATETHNKKVVVIGAGWAGLGATYHLAKQGYDVTLLEAGAYPGGLVAGWKTPGGRSVEAGIHGFWYPYKNIFSLINELELNPFTDWTRSSQYSPAGLEVESPIFQNEPLLPTPLGTFIYTQFKRLPLIDRLSALPLLYTLVDFDNSDAAWRRYDAVTARELFKQFRVSARLYKDSFEPMLLVGLFAPGEQCSAAAALGMLYYFILAHQPNFDVVWCRGTVGEKIFRPWVEQIEKIGGKVRTQRRVSDLIVDSNNRATAVVCGEEVFDADAVIFAVGISGMQKILSGSQTLQNRQEFRNLNNLSAVDVLATRLWFDRKIDIPLPSNACFGFDNTTGWTFFDLNALHDEYRDEPGTVIEVDFYHANQFLPLSNEEIVPIVHQYLATCVPAFREAKVIDSSVIRLPKAVTHFFPGSYQYMLPATTSFANVFMSGDWIVNRHGSWSQEKAYVTGLEAANLVIEQFQSGSKADILPVEPDEPHIQVARTVNQWTKDLAKTLLPNFWLP, from the coding sequence AGAAGCAGGCGCTTATCCCGGAGGTTTAGTTGCAGGTTGGAAAACTCCAGGGGGACGTTCCGTAGAAGCCGGAATTCACGGCTTTTGGTACCCTTATAAAAACATCTTTTCTTTAATTAACGAACTAGAACTAAATCCCTTCACAGATTGGACTCGTTCTTCCCAATATTCCCCCGCCGGATTAGAAGTAGAATCCCCAATTTTTCAGAATGAACCATTACTTCCCACCCCATTAGGAACATTTATTTACACTCAATTTAAACGCCTACCATTAATCGACAGACTTTCCGCCTTACCCTTACTTTATACCTTAGTAGACTTTGATAATTCTGATGCAGCTTGGCGACGCTACGACGCAGTAACCGCCAGAGAACTATTCAAACAATTTAGAGTTTCCGCCCGACTGTACAAAGACTCCTTTGAACCAATGTTATTAGTCGGATTATTTGCCCCTGGCGAACAATGTTCCGCCGCCGCTGCATTAGGAATGTTGTACTATTTCATCTTGGCGCATCAACCCAACTTTGATGTAGTTTGGTGTCGGGGAACAGTCGGAGAAAAAATCTTTCGTCCTTGGGTAGAACAAATCGAAAAAATTGGCGGAAAAGTCAGAACTCAACGTCGAGTTAGCGATTTAATAGTTGATAGCAATAATCGCGCCACAGCAGTTGTTTGTGGTGAAGAAGTCTTCGATGCAGACGCGGTAATTTTTGCCGTTGGTATTAGCGGAATGCAGAAAATTCTCAGTGGAAGTCAGACTTTACAAAACCGTCAGGAATTCCGCAATCTTAACAACTTATCAGCAGTAGATGTTTTAGCAACTCGCCTTTGGTTTGACAGAAAAATTGACATTCCTTTACCTTCAAACGCCTGCTTTGGCTTTGACAATACAACAGGTTGGACATTTTTCGATTTAAACGCTTTACATGATGAATACCGCGACGAACCAGGAACAGTTATCGAAGTAGATTTTTACCACGCCAACCAATTTTTACCCTTAAGTAACGAAGAAATAGTCCCTATTGTGCATCAATATTTAGCTACTTGCGTTCCCGCATTTCGGGAAGCGAAAGTAATTGATAGCAGCGTAATTCGTTTACCCAAAGCTGTTACCCATTTCTTCCCCGGTAGCTATCAATATATGTTGCCAGCAACAACAAGTTTCGCTAATGTATTTATGAGCGGTGATTGGATTGTTAATCGTCACGGTTCATGGTCACAGGAGAAAGCTTACGTCACTGGTTTGGAAGCCGCGAATTTAGTAATTGAACAATTTCAATCAGGAAGTAAAGCCGACATTCTCCCAGTTGAACCCGACGAACCGCACATTCAAGTAGCAAGAACTGTGAATCAGTGGACAAAAGATTTAGCGAAAACTCTCTTACCCAACTTTTGGCTACCTTAA